One window of Legionella pneumophila subsp. pneumophila str. Philadelphia 1 genomic DNA carries:
- a CDS encoding hydroxymethylglutaryl-CoA reductase, degradative, whose product MSIAANAGELFRGFSKLSREERFQRLCALGALTHEDITFLKQGGIKDLNLADKLIENVIGYFQLPLGVATNFNIDGRDYVIPLAVEETSIIAALSKSAKWIRQHGEINTWVHGECILGQIQLAKIKDFQRFSDLFNKNRQYFIEIANKDVAANMVKRGGGVTDLQVRHLKRDDGQDMAVIHLTMNSCDAMGANIINQVLEYLKQPIEQITGEEVTMCILSNLNDQKLTTAQVIIRNIDPILGQKLQEASLFAEIDPYRAATHNKGVMNGIDPVLIATGNDWRAVEAGIHAYAARSGQYKAITRWRYQNEILTGELTAPIIVGTVGGVTSLHPTAKMCLRMMDITSANQLSQVIAAVGLVQNLGALKALCTDGIIQGHMKLHIDNLLLVAGANENEMPVLKEKLQEWLNLNKRVSLNNAYDLLAEIRQAPVAV is encoded by the coding sequence ATAACATTTCTTAAACAAGGTGGTATTAAAGATTTAAACTTGGCCGACAAATTGATTGAAAATGTGATTGGATATTTTCAGCTTCCATTGGGTGTGGCTACTAATTTTAATATTGATGGACGTGATTATGTAATACCTTTGGCAGTGGAAGAAACCTCTATTATTGCTGCTCTTTCCAAATCAGCGAAATGGATTAGGCAGCATGGTGAAATCAATACCTGGGTTCACGGAGAATGTATTCTTGGGCAAATTCAACTGGCAAAAATAAAGGACTTTCAAAGATTCTCTGACCTCTTTAATAAAAATCGTCAATATTTTATAGAAATAGCGAATAAAGACGTTGCCGCCAATATGGTCAAACGAGGCGGCGGTGTTACGGATTTGCAAGTACGTCATTTAAAGAGAGACGATGGACAAGATATGGCAGTAATTCATTTGACGATGAACAGCTGCGATGCTATGGGTGCCAATATCATCAATCAAGTACTTGAATATTTAAAACAACCCATAGAACAAATAACTGGTGAAGAAGTCACCATGTGTATTTTATCGAACTTAAATGATCAAAAATTAACGACCGCTCAAGTCATCATTCGTAATATTGACCCCATCCTCGGTCAAAAATTGCAAGAGGCCTCACTCTTTGCAGAAATAGATCCCTATCGCGCTGCTACCCATAATAAAGGGGTTATGAATGGAATTGATCCGGTTTTAATTGCTACAGGGAATGATTGGCGAGCTGTGGAAGCTGGAATACACGCCTATGCGGCACGTTCGGGACAATACAAAGCAATTACTCGCTGGCGGTATCAAAATGAAATACTCACAGGAGAGTTAACTGCTCCTATCATAGTAGGTACTGTTGGAGGCGTAACCTCTTTACACCCCACGGCTAAAATGTGTTTACGAATGATGGATATCACTTCTGCCAATCAACTCTCCCAAGTCATCGCAGCAGTTGGACTAGTGCAAAATCTTGGCGCACTCAAAGCTTTATGCACTGACGGGATCATTCAAGGCCATATGAAATTGCATATTGATAATTTGCTATTAGTTGCAGGGGCTAATGAAAATGAAATGCCCGTGCTCAAAGAAAAATTGCAAGAATGGCTTAACCTGAACAAACGAGTCAGCTTGAATAACGCTTATGACCTATTAGCTGAAATCCGACAAGCTCCTGTTGCAGTATGA
- a CDS encoding mevalonate kinase family protein, producing MKWQIPAKTFLLGEYAAIAGEPAILLTTSPCFTLTLTENAKLEGIHPESPAGLWWQKNQCHPFGLSWQDPYHGQGGLGASSAQFLACYLATCSLQEITPQLNHMLEAYYQSSWSGLGLRPSGYDVIAQSQQGCVYIDKQKNQVNSFSWPFKDLSFLIIHTGNKLATHHHLQEVTLPSQIDYLASLVIKAKEAFDLARSHHLIQCINLYAQKLTELNLVSQHSLPLIQSIKSYPETLAIKGCGALGADTLLILTDKRDLQSLKDKVQDQNWLILATEDNLTVRNNNSLFEKSI from the coding sequence ATGAAATGGCAAATTCCCGCTAAAACATTTTTACTAGGAGAATACGCTGCCATTGCGGGAGAACCAGCTATCCTATTAACGACAAGCCCTTGCTTTACTCTTACATTAACTGAAAATGCAAAATTAGAAGGAATTCATCCGGAGTCACCTGCAGGATTATGGTGGCAAAAAAATCAATGCCATCCCTTTGGCCTATCCTGGCAAGACCCTTATCATGGCCAAGGCGGCCTGGGCGCATCCAGCGCGCAATTTTTAGCCTGTTATTTGGCAACTTGTTCACTGCAAGAGATTACCCCTCAATTAAACCATATGCTTGAGGCCTATTACCAATCGTCCTGGTCGGGGTTGGGGTTAAGACCCAGTGGTTATGATGTGATTGCTCAGTCACAGCAAGGTTGTGTTTACATTGATAAACAAAAAAATCAGGTTAATTCGTTCTCCTGGCCATTCAAAGATTTATCCTTCTTGATCATTCACACCGGCAACAAATTGGCGACACATCATCATCTTCAAGAAGTCACCCTACCATCTCAAATAGATTACCTCGCCTCTTTGGTTATCAAAGCAAAAGAAGCTTTTGATTTGGCTCGTAGCCACCATTTAATCCAATGTATTAACTTATATGCTCAAAAATTGACGGAATTAAATCTGGTGAGTCAACATAGTCTGCCTCTTATTCAGTCTATAAAATCTTATCCGGAAACCTTGGCAATAAAAGGCTGTGGTGCTTTAGGAGCTGATACTTTGTTAATTCTTACCGATAAAAGAGACTTACAATCTCTCAAAGATAAAGTTCAAGATCAAAACTGGTTAATTTTAGCTACAGAAGATAATCTAACTGTCAGGAATAATAATTCCTTGTTTGAAAAAAGCATATAA